From Nymphalis io chromosome 29, ilAglIoxx1.1, whole genome shotgun sequence:
CGTCTTTTCATCGattcgatgatgatgatgatgatgatgatgattatgatgaaACTATATAATCATATACCACCACCACCACGTGTATCGTGCGTGATACGACGTACGGACGACGGACGTACGAACGACATCGTCCAATCATGATCATTTACAAAAAGGCCCTTTTCAGGGCCACAAAATATATCGTATgtgcaaaattaaaatgagGTTTCATAAACGATTTCGACGTCCCGACATAtcttagatttataatatatattaacttagtaCTAGACGTTCTCGTTATATCGAAGAAgatgtttataatatagatgtatataatatatagtctcccttattagttttaattaaaataataataataagagtaataatCGAACGTATtaatcatttgaattattaatattattattattattattattatatcaataggtaaactataataagaataaacgaTTCGTATCGAGATCGGAACGGAACGACGGACGATAGAGGGTGTCGAGGTCGAGGGGGGAGGGGGCGGGGGTGTTTGTGGCGGTGTCGTTGTGAAGGGAGGATGGAGTATTTCGTTTAGTATAAGAACCGAATAACCTTTTCCCCTCTCCGGCACCCCGCACTGTGCTCGTTTCCTATTGGTCGATAACGTTCTGCGTCTATACGGCACACCGTACGAGAGAGCGCgatgtgcttaaaataaaaatcgctcGAATGTTTCATCGCATATTCTCTTGCGCTTCCGTGCGGTGCgcacgtgtatatatatacatatatactgttGTTTATTATCAGAACTgtgaatttttataatcatcgtcatcatcatgcCGCCCAAGACTAGCGGAAAGGCCGCCAAGAAATCGGGCAAAGCTCAGAAGAATATCTCCAAATCGgataagaagaagaagaagcatAAGAGGAAGGAGAGCTACGCCATCTACATTTACAAAGTACTGAAACAGGTTCATCCCGACACCGGTATCTCGAGTAAGGCCATGTCGATCATGAACTCGTTCGTGAACGACATCTTCGAGCGCATCGCCGCCGAGGCTTCTCGTCTCGCTCAC
This genomic window contains:
- the LOC126779690 gene encoding histone H2B translates to MPPKTSGKAAKKSGKAQKNISKSDKKKKKHKRKESYAIYIYKVLKQVHPDTGISSKAMSIMNSFVNDIFERIAAEASRLAHYNKRSTITSREVQTSVRLLLPGELAKHAVSEGTKAVTKYTSSK